A genomic stretch from Armatimonadota bacterium includes:
- a CDS encoding DUF1343 domain-containing protein, with protein sequence MRSCIALVVIAAASLAAAAQGAPLPVAPGIDVFLADPAPARGRRIGLVTHRAAVTRDGRTTAAALIENTELRVTALFAPEHGIDGTFGAGEPVPNVRGPTPVYSLYGSTLRPTRQMLHGVDLLVIDLQDVGVRPYTYASTMSLVLEAARAARRPVVVLDRPNPLGGVTVDGPVLEPPFRSFIGPHPIPMVHGMTIGELARLFNDAFGIGAQLRVVPMEGWTRTMTWADTGLGWVNPSPGITSPQAPFYYAATGPIDGTNLWNGVGTSSRFQVVLAPWIPDGAQLAERLNRHRLPGVRFSASALPHPRTGRVWRGVRLHVTEPAAFRPATTTVYILCEIRDLYGDRLAFRVPPRGRALFDVVWGTQQVRSAIRRKDPPARIVARWEAGRHRFERLRERHLLYR encoded by the coding sequence GTGCGGTCGTGCATCGCCCTCGTCGTGATCGCCGCGGCCTCGCTGGCGGCCGCGGCCCAAGGAGCGCCGCTTCCGGTGGCCCCGGGCATCGATGTCTTCCTGGCAGACCCCGCGCCGGCACGGGGCCGCCGGATCGGGCTCGTGACGCACCGCGCGGCGGTCACCCGCGACGGCCGCACCACCGCCGCCGCGCTGATCGAAAACACTGAGCTCCGCGTCACCGCGCTGTTCGCCCCCGAACACGGCATCGACGGCACGTTCGGCGCCGGAGAGCCGGTGCCGAACGTGCGGGGCCCCACACCCGTCTACAGCCTGTACGGATCTACGCTCAGGCCGACCCGACAGATGCTGCACGGTGTCGACCTCTTGGTGATCGACCTCCAGGACGTGGGCGTCCGTCCGTACACCTACGCGTCCACCATGAGCCTGGTGCTGGAAGCCGCACGTGCCGCACGCCGGCCGGTGGTCGTCCTCGACCGACCCAATCCGCTCGGCGGCGTCACCGTGGACGGGCCCGTTCTCGAGCCGCCGTTTCGCTCCTTCATCGGCCCCCACCCCATCCCGATGGTCCACGGCATGACGATCGGCGAACTGGCACGGTTGTTCAACGACGCGTTCGGAATCGGTGCGCAACTGCGCGTCGTGCCGATGGAAGGCTGGACGCGGACGATGACGTGGGCGGACACCGGACTCGGCTGGGTCAACCCGTCTCCCGGGATCACCAGTCCCCAAGCGCCCTTCTATTACGCCGCCACAGGGCCGATCGACGGCACCAACTTGTGGAACGGCGTGGGCACGTCCTCGCGGTTCCAGGTCGTGCTGGCCCCATGGATCCCGGACGGGGCGCAGCTCGCCGAACGGCTGAACCGTCACCGGCTGCCCGGCGTGCGGTTCTCGGCGTCCGCCCTCCCTCATCCCCGCACCGGCCGTGTCTGGCGGGGCGTGCGGCTTCACGTCACCGAACCCGCCGCGTTTCGGCCGGCGACGACGACCGTCTACATCCTCTGCGAGATCCGCGACCTATATGGTGACCGTCTCGCGTTCCGCGTGCCACCCCGCGGGCGTGCGCTGTTTGACGTGGTGTGGGGAACCCAGCAGGTGCGGTCAGCCATCCGGCGCAAGGACCCACCCGCACGGATCGTGGCACGCTGGGAGGCCGGACGGCATCGGTTCGAGCGGCTGCGCGAACGCCACCTCCTCTATCGCTGA